A genome region from Allomeiothermus silvanus DSM 9946 includes the following:
- a CDS encoding C40 family peptidase: MNAKIRCLLIALGLLGQVGMGRDLPIDPQRLYPLVQAYLGVPYRWGGVDPRLGLDCSSFTQRVYAHLGWRLPRTALEQWQRLSPVRTPYLLPGDLVFFTAPGRAVDHVGLVLWNGLMVHASYRAGRVVVEPIAAYRSRYIGARRPLAGLLQNNRTAVRPQEQAH; the protein is encoded by the coding sequence ATGAACGCCAAAATCAGATGCCTGTTGATCGCCCTGGGGCTGCTGGGGCAGGTGGGGATGGGCAGGGATCTGCCCATCGACCCCCAGCGGCTGTACCCGCTGGTGCAGGCCTACCTGGGCGTCCCCTACCGCTGGGGCGGCGTGGATCCCCGGCTTGGCCTGGACTGCTCGAGCTTTACCCAGCGCGTCTACGCCCACCTGGGCTGGCGGCTTCCCCGCACGGCCCTCGAGCAGTGGCAGCGGCTCAGCCCGGTCCGCACCCCCTACCTGCTCCCCGGCGATCTGGTCTTCTTCACCGCGCCGGGGAGGGCCGTGGACCACGTGGGGCTGGTGCTGTGGAACGGGCTGATGGTCCACGCCAGCTACCGCGCCGGGCGGGTGGTGGTCGAACCCATCGCGGCCTACCGCTCGCGGTACATCGGGGCCCGCAGGCCGCTGGCGGGGCTTCTTCAGAACAACCGGACAGCAGTGCGCCCGCAGGAGCAGGCGCACTGA